The following are encoded in a window of Mycolicibacterium crocinum genomic DNA:
- the eccD gene encoding type VII secretion integral membrane protein EccD gives MAGPGLPQRADGTAVTSVRDAAVSTGAGEESEQLRQVLVAVMVNDVSIGLRLDAAAAIGIQTPALVDVLNSRLSEIGKPRLSVRPGDAVAGRGRWALCWVDGTPLKPKRSLSEQGVLDGTTLWLRFIDDAEARIPVIEHVTSAIPAELRKHWPSVTPPWAARVGVVLVAVAMLLVATLLLRWRYGHHEMIASAAAGVCALVLIVTAVVTGIRSARNRRAAGDVRSIEPDRAEVLRAELFVADTFLLLAAATTAVAAALAIPGPLGAVHVGLGAAVTLAAAVLILRFTGRHVALCTAVVVISAAALAAGVARMLLVTSAVTLLGIVLMVSIVCIKLAPGFARMLANLRLPVFPSASGRWIFETRPDLPSAVVVPSGDTPTLEGPESVRNVVISVDRAHGFLTGVLAGFAALLVITATALCDPHADRRWLPLVVAATSAGAILLHARSYTDRRQSTLLAVAPVAIALAVPLRYAVSLWTPAALLIGCAAMLVITAAGLALAAIIPTHVYSPMFKQIVEWVGYLLLIAPFPLTFWLMGVFSAIRYRS, from the coding sequence GTGGCTGGCCCAGGGCTTCCGCAGCGGGCGGACGGCACTGCGGTGACCTCGGTTCGTGATGCCGCGGTGAGCACCGGGGCGGGGGAAGAATCCGAGCAGCTGCGCCAGGTGCTGGTCGCGGTCATGGTCAACGACGTGTCCATCGGATTGCGGTTGGATGCCGCCGCGGCGATCGGCATTCAGACGCCGGCCCTGGTCGACGTGCTCAACAGCCGCCTCAGTGAGATCGGCAAACCCCGGCTGTCGGTGCGCCCCGGTGATGCTGTCGCCGGCCGGGGCCGCTGGGCATTGTGCTGGGTCGACGGGACACCGTTGAAGCCCAAGCGCTCTCTGAGCGAGCAGGGTGTCCTCGACGGCACCACCCTGTGGCTGCGCTTCATCGACGACGCCGAAGCGCGTATCCCGGTGATCGAGCACGTCACCAGCGCCATCCCCGCCGAACTGCGCAAGCACTGGCCTTCGGTGACACCACCGTGGGCGGCCCGTGTGGGCGTTGTCCTGGTGGCCGTCGCCATGCTGTTGGTAGCCACGTTGCTGCTGCGCTGGCGCTACGGACACCACGAAATGATCGCCAGTGCCGCTGCCGGCGTGTGCGCGCTGGTGCTGATCGTCACCGCCGTAGTCACCGGCATCCGGTCGGCGCGCAACCGGCGCGCGGCCGGCGACGTTCGCAGTATCGAGCCCGATCGGGCCGAGGTCCTGCGCGCCGAGTTGTTCGTCGCTGACACATTCTTGCTGCTGGCAGCGGCGACGACCGCGGTGGCAGCAGCGCTGGCGATCCCCGGCCCGCTCGGTGCTGTGCATGTCGGGTTGGGGGCCGCGGTCACCCTGGCCGCCGCGGTGCTGATCCTGCGATTCACCGGCCGCCATGTCGCCCTGTGCACAGCGGTGGTCGTCATCAGCGCCGCCGCCCTGGCCGCCGGTGTCGCCCGCATGCTGTTGGTGACTTCGGCGGTGACGCTGTTGGGCATCGTGTTGATGGTGTCGATCGTCTGCATCAAGCTCGCTCCGGGCTTTGCGCGCATGCTGGCCAACCTGCGGCTTCCGGTGTTCCCGTCGGCCAGCGGCCGATGGATTTTCGAGACCCGCCCCGATCTGCCCAGTGCCGTGGTGGTGCCCAGCGGTGACACCCCCACGCTGGAGGGACCGGAGTCGGTCCGCAATGTGGTCATCTCCGTTGACCGTGCCCACGGCTTCCTGACCGGCGTGCTCGCGGGCTTCGCTGCCCTGCTGGTGATCACCGCGACGGCGCTGTGCGATCCGCACGCCGATCGGCGGTGGCTGCCCCTGGTCGTGGCCGCCACCAGTGCCGGAGCCATCCTGCTGCATGCCCGTTCCTACACCGATCGGCGACAGTCCACCCTGCTGGCCGTTGCGCCGGTGGCGATCGCGCTCGCGGTGCCGCTGCGTTACGCGGTCAGTCTGTGGACACCGGCAGCGCTACTGATCGGCTGCGCGGCCATGCTGGTGATCACAGCCGCGGGTCTGGCTTTGGCGGCGATCATCCCGACACACGTCTACAGCCCGATGTTCAAACAGATCGTGGAGTGGGTGGGCTACCTGTTGCTGATTGCGCCCTTCCCGTTGACGTTCTGGCTGATGGGTGTGTTCTCGGCGATCCGGTATCGCTCGTGA